The Candidatus Binataceae bacterium genome includes a region encoding these proteins:
- a CDS encoding kelch repeat-containing protein, with protein MTQARIGASLADLSATQVLIAGGFDNELAPLAEADIYTTSKNFFTTTETPLIQERYLAASVTLPNGTVLIAGGIGGNGVVLNSAEIYDPTTGVFRLTGTNMSDSRYGAGAALLPDGQVLIAGGVDANNNYLASADLYDPASDSFTASTSALSTARQYATATLLTNGQVLIAGGFGALTGGLNSADLYDPAADTFTASAGQMSNSRCGAAATSLANGDVLIAGGEDCTGTSLNTADLYNPTADSFTPSSSRLSDARAWAATVALANGKILIAGGNDLNGPTATADLYDPATNSFVASKGAMSDARAYAVATLLSNGRALIAGGLNSAGEILSSADLYYP; from the coding sequence ATGACCCAGGCGCGCATCGGGGCCTCGTTGGCGGATCTCTCCGCCACGCAGGTCCTAATCGCCGGGGGCTTTGACAACGAGTTGGCGCCGCTAGCCGAGGCGGATATCTACACTACAAGCAAGAATTTTTTCACGACGACCGAAACTCCACTGATACAGGAACGTTACCTTGCCGCCTCGGTCACCTTACCCAACGGGACGGTGCTGATTGCTGGAGGTATCGGAGGCAACGGCGTGGTTTTAAACAGCGCTGAAATCTATGACCCCACCACCGGCGTCTTTCGGCTGACCGGCACCAATATGAGCGACTCGCGCTATGGCGCCGGCGCCGCGCTCCTACCTGACGGACAAGTTCTGATCGCGGGCGGAGTGGATGCCAATAACAATTACCTGGCGAGCGCGGATCTGTACGATCCGGCCTCTGATAGTTTTACCGCGAGCACCAGCGCCTTGAGCACTGCCCGCCAGTATGCAACCGCCACCTTGCTGACCAACGGCCAAGTATTGATTGCCGGCGGCTTTGGGGCTCTGACCGGCGGCTTAAACAGCGCCGACCTGTACGATCCCGCCGCCGATACCTTCACCGCCAGCGCCGGGCAGATGAGCAACTCGCGCTGTGGCGCGGCGGCAACATCCTTGGCCAACGGCGATGTGCTGATAGCCGGTGGCGAGGACTGCACCGGGACCTCTCTGAACACCGCGGACCTTTACAACCCCACCGCCGATAGCTTCACTCCCAGCAGTAGCAGGCTCTCCGATGCGCGGGCGTGGGCTGCCACAGTGGCTCTGGCCAATGGCAAGATTTTGATTGCCGGAGGCAACGACCTCAACGGCCCGACGGCAACGGCTGACCTTTACGATCCGGCGACGAATAGCTTCGTCGCCAGCAAAGGGGCGATGAGCGACGCGCGCGCCTACGCCGTCGCCACATTGCTTTCCAATGGTCGGGCGCTGATTGCGGGAGGGCTTAACAGCGCTGGCGAGATCCTGTCGAGCGCCGATCTCTATTATCCTTAG